A window of the Phaseolus vulgaris cultivar G19833 chromosome 5, P. vulgaris v2.0, whole genome shotgun sequence genome harbors these coding sequences:
- the LOC137835516 gene encoding putative dehydration-responsive element-binding protein 2H — MHMLAKAHSKGDGSKSLAKILAKWKEYNAQLDSCKDADKPVRKVPAKGSKKGCMKGKGGPENSRCNYRGVRQRTWGKWVAEIREPNRGNRLWLGTFPTAIGAALAYDEAARAMYGSCARLNFPNVSVSSFSEESSKDSPVANHSGSSMAVSANESMVSPSNSEGGEEEEEEEDVDMEPISLSLSVKHENGEGESGISSSPPSSS, encoded by the coding sequence ATGCACATGTTAGCGAAAGCACATAGTAAAGGGGATGGAAGCAAGTCCCTGGCTAAGATACTGGCGAAATGGAAAGAATATAACGCCCAGCTTGATTCCTGCAAAGATGCGGATAAGCCAGTTCGCAAAGTTCCTGCCAAGGGATCGAAAAAAGGGTGTATGAAAGGTAAAGGGGGGCCTGAGAACTCGCGGTGTAACTACAGAGGTGTTAGGCAGAGGACTTGGGGAAAGTGGGTTGCTGAAATCCGAGAGCCGAACAGAGGGAACAGGCTGTGGCTAGGTACTTTTCCCACTGCCATTGGAGCTGCCCTTGCATATGATGAAGCAGCGAGGGCAATGTATGGATCCTGTGCCCGTCTCAACTTTCCCAATGTTTCAGTTTCCAGTTTCTCTGAGGAATCCTCCAAAGATTCTCCAGTGGCGAATCATTCTGGTTCCTCAATGGCAGTGTCTGCAAATGAATCCATGGTTTCCCCAAGTAACTCTGAGgggggagaagaagaagaagaagaagaggatgtTGATATGGAGCCCATTTCCTTATCCTTAAGTGTAAAACATGAGAACGGGGAAGGTGAATCAGGGATAAGTTCATCCCCTCCTTCTTCTTCATAG